From a single Molothrus ater isolate BHLD 08-10-18 breed brown headed cowbird chromosome Z, BPBGC_Mater_1.1, whole genome shotgun sequence genomic region:
- the SPINK4 gene encoding serine protease inhibitor Kazal-type 4, translating to MSGRELLLLLLLVAAMATLVTAGGAELNEGAGLRRPVCEDLAHLQACPLLYLPICGTDGNTYANECQLCVEKMKTRQDIRILKDGECQDT from the exons ATGTCTgggagagagctgctgctgctgctgctgctggtggcagcaaTGGCGACTCTGGTCACTGCCGGAG GGGCAGAGCTGAATGAAGGGGCTGGCCTGAGAAGG CCGGTGTGTGAAGACCTGGCTCACCTGCAGGCCTGCCCCCTCCTGTACTTGCCCATCTGTGGGACCGATGGCAATACCTATGCCAATGAATGCCAGCTCTGTGTGGAAAAAAT GAAAACCAGGCAAGACATCCGGATTTTGAAAGATGGGGAGTGTCAAGATACCTGA